A region of Streptomyces sp. NBC_01788 DNA encodes the following proteins:
- a CDS encoding NAD-dependent malic enzyme, with product MATAPSVSYSMTIRLEVPAGGTAVSQLTTAVESSGGSVTGLDVTASGHERLRIDVTIAATSTAHAEEIVEKLRGIEGVTLGKVSDRTFLMHLGGKIEMASKHPIRNRDDLSMVYTPGVARVCMAIAENPEDARRLTIKRNSVAVVTDGSAVLGLGNIGPKAALPVMEGKAALFKRFAGIDAWPICLDTQDSDAIVEIVKAIAPGFAGINLEDISAPRCFEIEARLREALDIPVFHDDQHGTAIVVLASLTNALRVVGKSIDSVRVVMSGAGAAGTAILRLLLAAGVKNAVVADIHGVVHAGREDLVGAAPDSPLRWIADNTNPECLTGTLKEAVRDADVFIGVSAPNVLDGDDVAAMAEGAIVFALANPDPEVEPAIARQTAAVVATGRSDFPNQINNVLVFPGVFRGLLDAQSRTVNTEMMLAAAQALADVVTGDELNPNYIIPSVFNDKVAGAVAGAVREAAAKTAATA from the coding sequence ATGGCAACGGCGCCCAGCGTCTCCTACTCGATGACCATCCGTCTGGAGGTGCCGGCGGGCGGAACCGCCGTATCGCAGCTCACCACGGCCGTGGAGTCCTCCGGAGGCTCGGTGACCGGCCTCGACGTCACCGCTTCGGGCCACGAGCGGCTCCGTATCGACGTCACCATCGCGGCCACCTCGACGGCCCACGCCGAGGAGATCGTCGAGAAGCTGCGTGGCATCGAGGGCGTCACGCTGGGCAAGGTCTCGGACCGTACGTTCCTCATGCACCTCGGCGGCAAGATCGAGATGGCGTCCAAGCACCCCATCCGCAACCGTGACGACCTGTCCATGGTCTACACCCCCGGTGTGGCCCGCGTGTGCATGGCGATCGCGGAGAACCCGGAGGACGCCCGGCGCCTGACCATCAAGCGCAACTCCGTTGCGGTCGTGACGGACGGCTCGGCCGTCCTCGGCCTGGGCAACATCGGCCCCAAGGCCGCCCTGCCGGTCATGGAGGGCAAGGCGGCCCTCTTCAAGCGCTTCGCCGGCATCGACGCCTGGCCGATCTGCCTGGACACCCAGGACAGCGACGCGATCGTCGAAATCGTCAAGGCGATCGCCCCCGGCTTCGCCGGCATCAACCTGGAGGACATCTCCGCGCCCCGCTGCTTCGAGATCGAGGCCCGGCTGCGCGAGGCCCTCGACATCCCCGTCTTCCACGACGACCAGCACGGCACCGCGATCGTCGTGCTCGCCTCGCTGACCAACGCGCTGCGCGTGGTCGGCAAGTCGATCGACAGCGTGCGCGTGGTGATGTCCGGCGCCGGCGCCGCCGGTACGGCGATCCTGCGCCTGCTGCTCGCCGCGGGCGTGAAGAACGCCGTCGTCGCCGACATCCACGGCGTGGTGCACGCCGGCCGTGAGGACCTCGTCGGCGCCGCCCCGGACTCCCCGCTGCGCTGGATCGCGGACAACACCAACCCGGAGTGCCTGACCGGCACTCTGAAGGAGGCCGTGCGCGACGCGGACGTCTTCATCGGCGTCTCGGCGCCCAACGTGCTCGACGGCGACGACGTGGCCGCCATGGCGGAGGGCGCGATCGTGTTCGCGCTCGCGAACCCCGACCCCGAGGTGGAGCCGGCAATCGCCCGTCAGACAGCGGCAGTTGTGGCCACCGGCCGCTCCGACTTCCCCAACCAGATCAACAACGTGCTGGTCTTCCCGGGTGTCTTCCGCGGCCTGCTGGACGCGCAGTCCCGTACCGTCAACACGGAGATGATGTTGGCCGCCGCGCAGGCCCTGGCCGACGTGGTCACCGGGGACGAGCTGAACCCGAACTACATCATTCCGAGCGTCTTCAACGACAAGGTCGCCGGCGCGGTGGCCGGAGCGGTCCGGGAGGCGGCCGCGAAGACGGCGGCGACGGCGTGA